The sequence below is a genomic window from Geothermobacter hydrogeniphilus.
TCTCGACGGGGTCTGGTTGCGTCATCTTCAGGGGGACTGGCTGCAGGGGCAATTGGAGCAGGGACGGCTCGATCTTGACTGGCGCCGGGATTTCCGCATGGACTGGCGGGTGGCGGTCGGGCACCTCAACCCGGCTGAAACTGTCCTTGGCAGGGCCGGCGATCTTTCCTTTGCCGGCAGCGGCAGTCTCCGGGTTCCGGAGACCGCTCCGCTGGTGATTGCGGCGGCCGTCGACAACCTGCACGGACAGCTGCAGGGATATCCGCTCACCGGTCATGGCCGAATCCGCCTGGTTGGGGAGGAGCTTTCCTTTGAGGATCTGCAGTTGCGTTCCGAGGGGCTGGTGCTGAGTGCCGCGGGTGACCTGGCCGAGCGTTTCGATTTCCAGCTCCAGGTGGCCGATCTTTCCCGTTGGATCGAAGGCGCTGCCGGGAAGATTGTCGGCAGCGGCTGGTTGCGGTTTGACGACGGCGGGTGGGCCGGCGACGGCGAGCTGTCGGGACAGCAGCTGCAGTGGCGGGGGCTGCGGATCGGCGATCTGCAGGTGAACGCCGCCCATCCCGGGGCGGAGGCTGCGCTGAATGTCAACATCAGGGCTGCGGATATCGATCAGGGAGGGTTGCAGATCTCAACCCTGAATGCTGTTGTTGCCGGTCTCACGGAGGATCATCGGCTTGATTTGCGGCTGGAAGGTCCGGAGGGATCCCTGGCTTTGTCGGCGGTCGGCAGTTGGGACGGAGAGGAATGGCGCGGTACCGTGGAACATTTCACCACCAGACTGCTGGATGGTGCGGCGCTGATACTCCAGCATCCGGCTGCGGTCCGCTGGAGTACGCGGCGCTGGGCGGTTGCCCCGCTGCTGGTGACCGGTGCTGCCGGAGAGAGTCTGCGACTGGCGGGACACTACCAGGTTGAACGCCGTGACGGCGATATCTCCGGTTCCTGGCGCAAGCTGCGACTGGAGCGCCTGGCGTCGTTGCTGCCGGAACAGATCCTGCGGGGGGAGAGTTCCGGTTCCTTCAGCCTGCAACTGCAGGCCGGTCGCCCGGTCCAGCTCGCATTGAAGATCGATGCCGCCGGGGAGTTGCGCCATCAATCCTGGGACGAAGCGCTGCGGGAGTTGCATCTCGACCTTGATTGGCATCAGCGTCGGCTGGTTTTCAGTGTCCGGGCCGTCGGCAGCAGGGAGGCTGGGCTGGAGTTTTCCGGTGACGCCCGGCAGCCTCTCGGCCTGGATTTCCCCGAGGAGGGCCAGTTTCATTTTTCCGCGGTCAGGTTGCGGCTTGCCGCCCTGCGCCGCTGGCTGCCGGCGGAGCTGTCGGTGCGGGGTCAGGTCGCCCTTGAAGGAGAAGGTCGCTGGCTTGGCGGCGGACGTTTCCGTTTGAGCGGGCAGGCAACCGGCAGCGGCGCCGAATTGTCCTGGCGTGACAGTCGGGGTGTGCTTCATTCACGGTTGAAGGAAGCCGGTCTGGAGTGGCAGTGGCAGGAGAAGACCCTGCGACTGGGGTGTCGACTGGTCCTGAACGATGGGGGAGGATTGCATGGTGAGTTGGCTCTGCCTCTGGCCGCCGCCTGGCCGCCGGTTATCGATCGAGATGCTCCGGTGACGGGTGCCGTCAGTGGAGAACTGGCTGAAACCGGCATGCTCGAAGCCCTGTTGCCGATGCCGATCGAGGAGCTGAGCGGCCGGCTGGTCCTTGACCTGGGACTGGGCGGCACCCTGCATCGTCCCGCGCTGCAGGGGCGGATCGGTCTGCGGCAGGCCGGAGCCTACCTGCCGCAGCTTGGTATCAGCCTGCGGCCGATCGAACTGGATATGCGGCTGAGTGGAGATCGGGCCGAAATCGAGACGTTGCGCATCGTGTCCGGGGCCAGCGTCCTGCGGGGTCGCGGCTGGTTGAAGCTCGGGGGAGAGGGAGGCTTCCGCTACCGGTTGGAGCTTCAGGGGGATAATTTCCTGGCCGCCGATTTACCGGAACTGGTCGTCGAGCTTTCCCCCGAGATTGAACTCAGTGGTGACGCTGAGCGGCTGCAGGTCACGGGACAGGTGCTGGTGCCGCGGCTTGAGCTGCGTGGGGTCCGGGCGGCGCCCGAGGTTCCTCCCAGTCCTGATGTGGTGGTTCTGCAAACGGAATCACCGGTTGCTGCCGACGCGACAGCATGGCAGCCGGAAGTGCTGTTGAAGGTGGTACTCGGTGATCGGGTGACGGTGGCGGCGGGGGGCGTGAACGCCCGTCTTGGCGGGGCTGTCGATATCAGCCTCGCGGCCGGCGGAGTCCCCCGGGCCGATGGCGAGATTCATATTGTCGAAGGAGATTTCGCGGCCTACGGGGTACGTCTGAAGATCCGTCACGGGCGGCTTCGCTATCGGTCCGCACCGCTGAATAACCCGTCCCTGGATATTCTGGCGATGCGCGATCTGGGGCAGCTTCAGGCCGGCGTACAGATCGGCGGCACGGCCAGGAGGCCGCGCATCACCCTCCATTCGCGTCCGGCGATGCCGGAAAAAGATATCCTGCTGGCGATTGTTACAGGTCGCCGGGCGTCTTCAAGTGGCGGTGATGAAGGGATGCTGATGCTCGGCACCGGAGCCCTGATGGCTCCCGGCGAATCCCTCTTCTCCAAGATCGGCCTGACCAATATTGATCTCCAGGGGCTTTTTTCCGGAGAGGGCGGGCTGCGGCTGCGCCATCGCCTGGCCGAGCGCTGGGAGGTCGAGTCGGTACTCGGTATCAACAGCGGTATCGATCTCTTTTACCTGATTGAATTCCATTGAACGGGATTCTGGAGACTGATGATGGACCCTCTCTGGTTGACCATTGCTTTCGGCGGCGGCTACCTGCTGCGCCAGGTCGGACTGCCGCCGATGGTCGGATTTCTGATCGCCGGCTTTGTCCTCAACGGACTTGGAATCCAGGGAGGGGATCTGCTGCGGACCATGGCCGATCTCGGCGTCACCCTGCTGCTTTTCAGTATCGGTCTCAAGCTCGATCTCCGCAGCCTGTTGCGGGCGGAAATCTGGGCCGGGAGCAGCCTGCACCTGTTGCTCAGCGTGCTGTTGACAGGGCTGTTTATTCTGGCATGCGATGCTTTGGGGGTCGGCCTGTTCGCCGGACTTGATTTCCAGGTTGTGTTGCTGGTTGCCTTTGCCCTCAGTTTTTCCAGCACCGTTTTCGCGGTCAAGGTGTTGGAGCAAAAGGGGGAGATGGCGGCCATGCACGGCCGGGTGGCGATCGGTATCCTGATCATGCAGGATGTCTTCGCGGTTCTCTTTCTGACCATTTCCGCCGGCAAGGTTCCTTCCCCCTGGGCCCTGGCCATTCCTCTCCTGCTCTGGCTGCTGCGTCCCCTGCTGTATCGCCTGCTCAATCGCTGTGGTCATGGTGAACTGCTGGTGCTGTGCGGATTTTTTCTCGCCCTGGTGGCCGGTTATTCCGGCTTTGTGCTGCTTGGTCTCAAGGGTGATTTGGGAGCGCTGATCATGGGGGTGCTGTTGTCAGGGCATTCGCGCGCTTCGGAACTGTCCAAGTCGCTGCTCGGTTTCAAGGACCTGCTGCTGGTCGGATTTTTTCTCAGCATCGGTCTTTCCGGTGTTCCCGACGGTGCCACGCTGGTCACCGCCCTGCTGCTGGTATTTCTGTTGCCGTTTAAAACCGGCCTCTATTTTCTCCTGTTGACCCGGTTCCGGCTGCGTGCCCGTTCCGCTCTGTTGGCTTCCTTCAGCCTGGCGAACTACAGTGAATTCGGATTGATCGTCGGCGCCATCGCGGTTTCATCCGGTTGGCTCGACAGCCAGTGGTTGGTCGCCGTGGCCATCGCCCTGTCGCTCAGTTTTGTCCTCGCCGCTCCCTTGAACAGTGCCGCCGCCACCCTTTACGAGCGTTGGCAGGAATCCCTGAAGCGGTTTGAAACCAGAACCCGGCACCCGAGTGACCAGCCGCTTGAGCCGGGAGAGGTTTCCATCGCGGTGTTCGGCATGGGGCGTATCGGGACCGCGGTTTACGACTATTTTCACAAGCGTTATGCTGACAAGGTGGTCGGAGTCGATTACAACAAGGAGAAAGTCACGCGGCATTGTCGGGATGGGCGTCATGTCATCTACGGCGATCCGACCGATCCCGATTTCTGGGCGCGGATGCCGCGTGACAATCGGGTCGAGCTCTGCCTGCTGGCGATGCCGAAGCACGTGGCCAACATCTCTGTGGCCGCGACCATGCGGGGACGCGGTTACCAGGGCCGGTTGGCAAGTATCGCCTATTTTGCCGATCAGATCGATGAGCTGGAAACTCTCGGTGTCGCGACCTTTGATTTCTATGCCGAAGCCGGCAGCGGTTTTGCCCGCCATGCTGATCAATTGTCGGCTCGGGATTTAGCGGACTTTTAATCCGGCGGGTCTTGGCTAACGGTAAAATGCTGGTAACCTTTGAATTTCAGCTGTCTCCCTTCTTGACCGTCAGGAGTCGATCATGAAAACAAGCGTTGTCCGGAGCAGTCTTTTTCTCTCATTGAGTTGTTTTTTTCTGCTGGCCGGTTGCGCGCCAAGTACTTCGGGTAATGTCTATACTCGCGACCAGGCCCGTACCAGCCATTCTGTCTACTACGGCACCATTCTGCGGGCCGATCCGGTGACCATCGAGGGCAAGTCCTCGGCCGTAGGGGCGATTGCCGGTGGAGCCCTGGGCGGTGTTCTCGGCAATGCGGTCGGGAGTGGCAAGGGCCGCAATCTTGCCACCGTGGCCGGAGCCCTGGGCGGTGCGGCCGCCGGGTCGGCGATTGAAAAGAAGACCACCACCGTGCAGGGGGTGGAACTTGAAGTTGAACTGGACAACGGTGAGCTGCTTGTGGTTGTCCAGGAGGCCGATGCCGCTTATCGGGTCGGTGACCGGGTGCGGGTGATCAAGGATGCCCGGGGCACGACCCGGGTTCGTCAATAGCGGGCTGATGAAAAACGTCCATTGCGGCGTTGTTTTTCCCCCGCGTCAACGACGTACCTTCTAGTACACCTTGTTCCGGGGGTTGCGGACGCCTTGTGACTGGACATTTTTGCCCAGCCCGGGGAATATGTCTTTTTCAACCCCCTGATAGTTCTTGGTGCCCGTCTGCACTTGGCTTGCCCTTTCTGAGGAGTTTTTAATGTCGTCCAAGCTAGAGGAATTTCTGCAAAAGGAATCGTCCGTCGGCATTCTGCTGATGGTGGCAACGGTGCTGGCGATGGTTTGTGCCAACAGTTCGCTGCAGTCGGTTTACGAGTACATTCTCAACACCCCCTTTGAGGTTCGCCTCGGGCGGTATATTCACATTGCCAAGCCGTTGTTGTTGCTGGTCAATGACGGCCTGATGGCGATTTTCTTCCTGCTGGTCGGGTTGGAGGTCAAGCGGGAAGTGATGGTCGGCCAGCTTTCCAGTCGCGCGCAGATCATTCTGCCGGGTATCGCCGCCCTTGGCGGCATGATTGCTCCGGCTCTCTGCTACGTGCTGATCAATATCGGTGATTCCGCCGCCCTCAATGGCTGGGCGATTCCGGCCGCCACCGACATCGCCTTTGCTCTTGGAGTCCTGGCACTGCTCGGCAAGCGGGTTCCGTCTTCGCTGAAAATCTTTCTGCTGGCCCTGGCGATCATGGATGACCTCGGGGCGATCATCATCATCGCGCTCTTTTATTCCGGTGACCTGTCCATCAGCATGTTGTGGATGGCGGCTATCTGCCTGGTGGTCCTGTTCCTGCTGAATATCTTCAAGGTGGAACGGATGGCGGCCTATATCACCGTCGGCGTCTTCCTGTGGATCTTCGTGCTCAAGTCGGGAGTTCACGCGACTCTCGCCGGGGTTGCCCTGGCCTTCGCCATCCCGCTGAAAAGCAACCGGGATGAAAGTTTCTCTCCGGCTGGAAAGCTGGAGCATGATCTGCACCCCTGGGTCAGCTTTCTGATTCTGCCGATCTTCGCCTTTGCCAATGCCGGTATTCCCCTTTCCGGCATGGGATTGGGCGACCTCTTTCACTCGGTTCCGCTCGGTATCATGGTCGGCCTGGTGGTCGGCAAACTGGCCGGGGTCTATGGCTGTTCGATTCTGGCGGTCAAGACCGGGTTGGCGGCGATGCCCGAAGGTGCCACCAATCGCCACCTGTTCGGGGTCGCGGCTCTCTGTGGAATCGGTTTCACCATGAGCCTGTTTATCGGTGGCCTGGCTTTTGAACATGTCGGTGGTGATGCCGAGGCTTATATGCTCAGTCATCGCCTCGGTATCCTGACCGGCTCTCTGATTTCCGGTCTGCTCGGTTATTTTATTCTTCTGACCGGTGGCCGTGCCGTTTTGACGGACAAAAACCCATCGCCAGTTGCCTCGTCACCGGTACAGACAGCGGCCGATGATTATTAAGCGGGTTCGGCCAGTCTCCAACGGGGGGAAGGTCGAATTCCACCTGGTTGTCTGGCTCTGTCTGCTGCTGGTGGTGCTGGTCGGGGGGCTGCTCGGGGTCTTCAGCTTTCTTGGGCAGAGAGCCCGCGGCGAAATGACCATCAGTATGGTGCGTCAGGCCGCCAGCGTGGCATCGCGTCGCTTTCAGCGGCAGATCGAAGGCAGTCATCGACTGCTGGAAACGCTCAGCGGCTGGGGGCGTGAGGGGTTGCTGGTTGATCAGGACGTCGACGGCCTGCGCCGGAAACTGCTGCCGCTGGTGGAAAATTTTCCGGCGATAGCCGGGCTCTCCCTGGCGGATGATGAGGGGCGGGATTTTTTTCTTGCCAGGGACCAGGGCGGTTGGCTGGTTCGTCATTCACGAGGAGTGGGCGCTCCACAGCATTGGCAGTTCTGGAAAGGTGGGGCATTGCAGCGGCAGTGGGATGCCACAGAAAATTTTGATCCGCGGCAGCGTATCTGGTATCAGCCGGCCCGCAAACAGCCGGGTACCGTTGTCTGGAGCGGCCTCTACCGGTTTCATACTCTCAAGCGTTTCGGCGTGAGTGCCTCTATTGCCTGGCAGGGAAAACAGGGCTTCCAGGTCGCCGCCGTCGATCTGTTGATTGATGACCTGGTCAAGGCCCTGCGGGTTCCGGAGTTGGGGGAATCGGGGGTGGTCTTTTCCGTTTCCAGGGATGGCCTTCTCAATGACCTTGCCTCGGGACCAGTCGGTAGTGAAAACCGACAGTTGCTTGCTGCCTACCGGAAGGTACGTCGTCCCGAAGACTCGGTGACCTCCTTCAGCTTCCTTGGGACCACCTGGTATGCCGGGGAGGAGCAGGTGGCTCTGGATAACGCCCGGGTCAGGATTGGTATCCTGGTTCCTGAAAGTGAAATCAATCCCGGCTTAAGCGGCGTCCGGCGTCAGTTTCTTGCGGTTGCCGCTGTTATTCTGCTGATCGGCATCCTCGCAATGTTGTTCGTTCTCAGGCGTTTTCGGAGGCATTTTGTCCCGGCGGTCACCCGGCCGGATGCCGCCTGGCTGCAGGCGGTGATCAGCGGCGGGGAAAATGTCCGGGTCGAATTCAAATCGACCATGCGCATGAACCTCAAGTCGGGGCGGGCCGGCAAGGAGATTGAACTCGCCTGGCTGAAAGGGGTGGTCGGTTTTCTCAATACGGCCGGCGGAACCCTGCTGATCGGTGTCAACGATGATGGTGACATCGTCGGCCTGGAGGCTGACGGGTTTCAGAACGAGGACAGGTGCCGACTTCATTTCAAAAACCTGGTGGCCCAGCATATCGGCCTGGAATTTTCGCGTTGTCTGCATTTCGATCTGGTCGAGCACGACGGCAGGCAGGTGGCGGTGGTTCAGGTTGACCGCTCCTCGGAACCGGCTTTTTTGCGTCAGGGCAAGGAGGAAGATTTCTATATTCGCAGTGGCCCGGCCAGTGTCAAGCTGACCGGACGGCAGATGCTGCAGTATCTTTCCAGAAAAACCCGCAGGACCGCAAACCATTTTGACCCGACGAGATGATGTCAGTGGTCGAGGGCCTGATTGTCAGGTCAGATCAGGCTGGCGGTGCAAAGGAGTCAAGTTATGATCGAAGGACTTTGGACGGGGGAGTGGGACTCGACAGTCCTCGGCCAGTCCGGGGAAGGAGCCGGGGTGTTCATTTTTCGGGATGGGCGTATTTACGGAGGCAGTGCCCGTTATTATTTCTTCGGTGAATATCACCTTGCC
It includes:
- a CDS encoding cation:proton antiporter family protein, encoding MMDPLWLTIAFGGGYLLRQVGLPPMVGFLIAGFVLNGLGIQGGDLLRTMADLGVTLLLFSIGLKLDLRSLLRAEIWAGSSLHLLLSVLLTGLFILACDALGVGLFAGLDFQVVLLVAFALSFSSTVFAVKVLEQKGEMAAMHGRVAIGILIMQDVFAVLFLTISAGKVPSPWALAIPLLLWLLRPLLYRLLNRCGHGELLVLCGFFLALVAGYSGFVLLGLKGDLGALIMGVLLSGHSRASELSKSLLGFKDLLLVGFFLSIGLSGVPDGATLVTALLLVFLLPFKTGLYFLLLTRFRLRARSALLASFSLANYSEFGLIVGAIAVSSGWLDSQWLVAVAIALSLSFVLAAPLNSAAATLYERWQESLKRFETRTRHPSDQPLEPGEVSIAVFGMGRIGTAVYDYFHKRYADKVVGVDYNKEKVTRHCRDGRHVIYGDPTDPDFWARMPRDNRVELCLLAMPKHVANISVAATMRGRGYQGRLASIAYFADQIDELETLGVATFDFYAEAGSGFARHADQLSARDLADF
- a CDS encoding translocation/assembly module TamB domain-containing protein, producing MTRRFKGLFAALTLLLSVLVAGGWLLYSSSGAGWLLQRIDGFGGVRIEVGSLQGQLATGLDLQGGRVAWDGGRLAFAELQFGWNPWALFGGGVDIEQLRVTGLDLWVDTTATDSDPLTALPLTADRLELPSPWPLPAWLHGEIRQLRLSRFNYHSGDGVTVIADRIEGRLQLRDRQLQISPAVYMSPYVELSGDLRWDLRTMRLDYRAEVVLPEELVSGESLGNVGLSATATGRLQVQGDWRAYRGTLLLRNGPTRLAGDVFGNLDGVWLRHLQGDWLQGQLEQGRLDLDWRRDFRMDWRVAVGHLNPAETVLGRAGDLSFAGSGSLRVPETAPLVIAAAVDNLHGQLQGYPLTGHGRIRLVGEELSFEDLQLRSEGLVLSAAGDLAERFDFQLQVADLSRWIEGAAGKIVGSGWLRFDDGGWAGDGELSGQQLQWRGLRIGDLQVNAAHPGAEAALNVNIRAADIDQGGLQISTLNAVVAGLTEDHRLDLRLEGPEGSLALSAVGSWDGEEWRGTVEHFTTRLLDGAALILQHPAAVRWSTRRWAVAPLLVTGAAGESLRLAGHYQVERRDGDISGSWRKLRLERLASLLPEQILRGESSGSFSLQLQAGRPVQLALKIDAAGELRHQSWDEALRELHLDLDWHQRRLVFSVRAVGSREAGLEFSGDARQPLGLDFPEEGQFHFSAVRLRLAALRRWLPAELSVRGQVALEGEGRWLGGGRFRLSGQATGSGAELSWRDSRGVLHSRLKEAGLEWQWQEKTLRLGCRLVLNDGGGLHGELALPLAAAWPPVIDRDAPVTGAVSGELAETGMLEALLPMPIEELSGRLVLDLGLGGTLHRPALQGRIGLRQAGAYLPQLGISLRPIELDMRLSGDRAEIETLRIVSGASVLRGRGWLKLGGEGGFRYRLELQGDNFLAADLPELVVELSPEIELSGDAERLQVTGQVLVPRLELRGVRAAPEVPPSPDVVVLQTESPVAADATAWQPEVLLKVVLGDRVTVAAGGVNARLGGAVDISLAAGGVPRADGEIHIVEGDFAAYGVRLKIRHGRLRYRSAPLNNPSLDILAMRDLGQLQAGVQIGGTARRPRITLHSRPAMPEKDILLAIVTGRRASSSGGDEGMLMLGTGALMAPGESLFSKIGLTNIDLQGLFSGEGGLRLRHRLAERWEVESVLGINSGIDLFYLIEFH
- the nhaA gene encoding Na+/H+ antiporter NhaA; the protein is MSSKLEEFLQKESSVGILLMVATVLAMVCANSSLQSVYEYILNTPFEVRLGRYIHIAKPLLLLVNDGLMAIFFLLVGLEVKREVMVGQLSSRAQIILPGIAALGGMIAPALCYVLINIGDSAALNGWAIPAATDIAFALGVLALLGKRVPSSLKIFLLALAIMDDLGAIIIIALFYSGDLSISMLWMAAICLVVLFLLNIFKVERMAAYITVGVFLWIFVLKSGVHATLAGVALAFAIPLKSNRDESFSPAGKLEHDLHPWVSFLILPIFAFANAGIPLSGMGLGDLFHSVPLGIMVGLVVGKLAGVYGCSILAVKTGLAAMPEGATNRHLFGVAALCGIGFTMSLFIGGLAFEHVGGDAEAYMLSHRLGILTGSLISGLLGYFILLTGGRAVLTDKNPSPVASSPVQTAADDY
- a CDS encoding AlbA family DNA-binding domain-containing protein — protein: MIIKRVRPVSNGGKVEFHLVVWLCLLLVVLVGGLLGVFSFLGQRARGEMTISMVRQAASVASRRFQRQIEGSHRLLETLSGWGREGLLVDQDVDGLRRKLLPLVENFPAIAGLSLADDEGRDFFLARDQGGWLVRHSRGVGAPQHWQFWKGGALQRQWDATENFDPRQRIWYQPARKQPGTVVWSGLYRFHTLKRFGVSASIAWQGKQGFQVAAVDLLIDDLVKALRVPELGESGVVFSVSRDGLLNDLASGPVGSENRQLLAAYRKVRRPEDSVTSFSFLGTTWYAGEEQVALDNARVRIGILVPESEINPGLSGVRRQFLAVAAVILLIGILAMLFVLRRFRRHFVPAVTRPDAAWLQAVISGGENVRVEFKSTMRMNLKSGRAGKEIELAWLKGVVGFLNTAGGTLLIGVNDDGDIVGLEADGFQNEDRCRLHFKNLVAQHIGLEFSRCLHFDLVEHDGRQVAVVQVDRSSEPAFLRQGKEEDFYIRSGPASVKLTGRQMLQYLSRKTRRTANHFDPTR
- a CDS encoding glycine zipper 2TM domain-containing protein, yielding MKTSVVRSSLFLSLSCFFLLAGCAPSTSGNVYTRDQARTSHSVYYGTILRADPVTIEGKSSAVGAIAGGALGGVLGNAVGSGKGRNLATVAGALGGAAAGSAIEKKTTTVQGVELEVELDNGELLVVVQEADAAYRVGDRVRVIKDARGTTRVRQ